One part of the Actinomyces howellii genome encodes these proteins:
- a CDS encoding ribosome maturation factor RimP: protein MKDTLAPRLSEVLAPVVEEAGLHLEAVETTRAGRYSTVRVVVDLLDGPGDLDLDSLTEVTRAVSRALDEADPVPGQFTLEVSTPGAERELSTARHFRRAVGHRARVTTPQGEVTGLVRGADSTHLTLEVDGEPLTIAVADVTAARMVAVL, encoded by the coding sequence ATGAAGGACACGCTCGCCCCGAGGCTCAGTGAGGTGCTCGCACCCGTCGTCGAGGAGGCCGGGCTCCACCTGGAGGCCGTCGAGACCACCCGCGCGGGCAGGTACTCCACCGTCCGCGTCGTGGTCGACCTGCTCGACGGGCCCGGAGACCTCGACCTCGACTCCCTGACCGAGGTGACGCGTGCGGTCTCCCGAGCCCTCGACGAGGCCGACCCCGTCCCCGGACAGTTCACCCTCGAGGTCTCCACCCCCGGTGCCGAGCGCGAGCTGAGCACCGCCCGCCACTTCCGCCGGGCCGTCGGCCACCGCGCCCGGGTGACCACCCCCCAGGGCGAGGTGACCGGCCTCGTGCGCGGCGCCGACTCCACCCACCTCACCCTGGAGGTTGACGGCGAGCCCCTCACCATCGCCGTGGCAGACGTGACCGCCGCCAGGATGGTCGCCGTCCTGTGA